A DNA window from Ascaphus truei isolate aAscTru1 unplaced genomic scaffold, aAscTru1.hap1 HAP1_SCAFFOLD_625, whole genome shotgun sequence contains the following coding sequences:
- the LOC142485711 gene encoding histone H2B 1.1-like has protein sequence MPEPAKSAPAAKKGSKKAVTKTQKKDGKKRRKSRKESYAIYVYKVLKQVHPDTGISSKAMGIMNSFVNDIFERIAGESSRLAHYNKRSTITSREIQTAVRLLLPGELAKHAVSEGTKAVTKYTSAK, from the coding sequence ATGCCTGAACCAGCCAAGTCTGCGCCAGCGGCCAAGAAGGGCTCTAAGAAAGCCGTGACCAAGACCCagaagaaggatgggaagaaGCGTAGGAAGAGCAGGAAGGAAAGTTACGCGATCTACGTGTACAAAGTGCTGAAGCAGGTTCACCCTGACACCGGCATCTCCTCCAAGGCAATGGGCATCatgaactcctttgtgaatgaTATCTTCGAGCGCATCGCAGGGGAATCGTCCCGTCTGGCTCATTACAACAAGCGCTCGACCATCACTTCCCGGGAGATCCAGACCGCTGTGCGCCTGCTGCTGCCGGGAGAGCTGGCCAAGCACGCCGTGTCCGAGGGCACCAAGGCGGTCACCAAGTACACCAGCGCCAAGTAA
- the LOC142485710 gene encoding histone H2A type 1-like: MSGRGKQGGKTRAKAKTRSSRAGLQFPVGRVHRLLRKGNYAQRVGAGAPVYLAAVLEYLTAEILELAGNAARDNKKSRIIPRHLQLAVRNDEELNRLLGGVTIAQGGVLPNIQAVLLPKKTESHKPAKSSK; this comes from the coding sequence ATGTCTGGAAGAGGCAAACAAGGCGGGAAAACTCGCGCTAAGGCCAAGACGCGCTCATCTCGGGCTGGGCTGCAGTTCCCAGTCGGCCGTGTGCACAGGCTGCTTCGGAAGGGAAATTATGCTCAGCGTGTGGGGGCCGGAGCCCCGGTCTATTTGGCCGCAGTGCTGGAGTATCTGACCGCTGAGATCCTGGAGTTGGCCGGTAACGCCGCCCGGGACAATAAGAAGTCCCGCATCATCCCCCGGCACCTGCAGCTCGCTGTGCGGAACGACGAGGAGCTGAACAGGCTGCTCGGAGGGGTCACCATCGCTCAGGGGGGTGTCCTGCCCAACATCCAGGCCGTGCTACTGCCCAAGAAAACCGAGAGCCACAAACCGGCCAAGAGCAGCAAGTGA